TGGCGTGAATGCCGATATCGGCTCCTGGCAGCTATAAGGCGCGCCATGAAACGGTATTCGCCCGCAGCGGCGAAGCAGCGCGGCATGGCGATTATCAGCGCGTTGCTGATCGCGGCGGTGGTGGCGGTGCTTGCCGGCGCCATGTTGACGCGCCAGAGCGTGTTCACCCGCAGCCTGGAAGCCGAGCAATCGCGCATCCAGGGTCAATGGTTGTTGCAAGGCAGCCTCGAGCGCACTCGACACATGCTGTGGGAAGCACGCCAGAAGGACGTGCTGACCCGTCTCGACCAGCCCTGGGCCCGCGCCCAGGGCGGTGCGTTCACCGGCCGGGTGGAAGACGAACAGGGCAAGTTCAACCTGCGTAACCTGGTCAACCGGCGACAGGTGGATGCCGAGCAGTTGCAAAGCTTCGAGCGCCTGTGTCGGCTGATCGGGGTCGACCCGGCGGTAAGCCGGCGCGTCAGCCAGCGGGTGATCGCATCGTATGACCAGCTCGATCAGCCCGCCGGCTACCCGATGCTGCGCAGCCTGCATGACCTGAGCGGTATCGACGGCCTCGACCCGGCGCTGTTGCAGCGCATGCAGGCGTATATCAGCGTGCTGCCCGATATCACCTGGGTCAACGGCAACACCGCCCGCGCCGAAGTGCTCAGCGCCGTGGTGCCGTCGTTGAATCTGTCCCAGGCCCAGGCGTTGGTGGCCGAGCGGGATGCCGGGCATTGGTTTATCAACCGGGGGGACTTCGTCAACCGCCTGCACTTGCCCCAAGTGGCGGTGGATGCGGTACAGGTGGGCATCACCAGCGAGTGGTTTCGCCTGCAAGGCCAGGCGCGCCAGGACCAACGCAGGGTGACCCTCGACGCGTTGCTGCATCGCCCGGAAAACCAGCGGCCCCAGGTGATCTGGGCGCGGGTGGGCGTATGAAACGCTTGCGCATTGGCTTGCCGCCGTTGGCTGATTTGACCGTGGACAGCCGCGTGACATTTGCCTGGCTGGAGCGCGACAGGGTGGTGTGCGAAGGTCATGAAAGCCTGGCGCGGCTGGGCAAAAACCACCCGGCAGTGGACTGCTTTCTGCATCCCCGCGACAGCCTGCTGACAAGCCTGGAGCTGCCACCATTGGCCGCCGCCAAAACCGCCGCCGCCGTGGCCTGCGCGGCGCAGGCGTTGATCCTGGGGCCGCTTGAGGCGATGCACGTGGCCCATGGCCCGCGCGAAAGCGATGGGCGCGTGCAGGTGGGTTGGGTGCCCAAGGCCGGGCTGGCGCAACTGAGCCAGGTATTGGCGCAGGCGCAGCTCAGGTTGCGTGGCCTGTACCCGGCGCCCTATGCCTTGCCGGCAGGAGCTGCGACGCTGGACGAAGGGTATTTGTTGACGCGCGACAGCCTGCAACAAGCGGCGGTGCATCCATTGGGTGTGCAGGTGCTGGATGTGCCGCTGGTGGACGCGTCGCAGCGTTGGGCCGGTGCCGTTCCCGCGTGGGGCTTGCACGCTCGTCTTCGCCAACCGTCCAGCGGCGGCTGGGGCAGGGCGCTGGGGTGCGTCGCGCTGGCCACGGCCATCTGGAGCCTGGGCCTCAACCTCTATGCGGCCCGCCAAGTCGAAGAGGGCCAGCGGCTCAAGGCCTTGATGAGCCGCCAAGTGCGCCAGGCGTTTCCCGAATTGCCGGTGGTGCTCAACCCGTTGCAACAGGCGCGTCAACAATTGGCCGCCCGCCAGGCCGGCGCCGCCGCCGACCCCGGCCAGCGCTTTCCCGGCCTGCTGCAACTGGCGGGCAGCCACCTGCCGTTTATGGTGGGCAGCGTCGATACGTTGACCTTTGAACAGGGGCGCCTGCACCTGCAAATGCTCGCCGACAGCCGCAGCCCCGCCGCCGAGGGCGAGTGGCAAGCCGCGTTGGGCCAGGCAGGGTTTGCCGCCACGCGCGATGACCACGGCTGGAGCATCGCGCCGACGCCCGCCGCTGAACAAGCGGAGGTTGGCGATGAATAAATGGCAGCGCATGCGCGGCCAGGCCAACGTGTTCTGGAACGGCCTGGCCGTGCGTGAAAAACGCATGCTGGCCGGTGCCGGCCTGGTGCTGGCGAGCCTGTTGAGCTGGTTAGTACTGGTGCAGCCCGCGCTGAAAAAAATCGACTACTGGCAAGCCGAAACGCCCAAGTTACGCGCCCAGGCCGCCGCCTTGCAGGTGCTGTTGCAGGACGTCGCCGCGCCTCGGCTCGCCGATGAAACCGCGCTGCGCCAGACCCTGGACAGTGCCGGCCTGCAAGGCCATTACCAGGTGCAGGCGCTGGGCTCCGGTTGGCGGCTGACCTTCGATAACGCCCCGGCAGACGCCGTGGTGGGCTGGTTGCTGGGCAATCCCCGTTCGTTTTCTCTGGAGGTGTCCGAGGCGCGCTTGCAACGTGCCGTGGATGCCGTCGACACCTCGGCCGGCACTGTGTCCGGGACCGTTCGCATGGATCAGGCGCTTGGCGCTAAGGAAGCTTCATGAAGTGGTCAGTCCCGCCGTTTCGCACCGTTGCGCCATTGCTGTTGCTGGCCCTCAGTGCGTGCAGTACCCAGGAGGCCGCCAAGCCGTTGCTGGTGGACAGCGAACTCGGCCAGCCGCTGGCCGACACTCGTCGCCATGGCGATACCGTGCTCGATCGCCAGCGCGACGCCGTGCCCAAAGCCGCCGCACCCCACCGGCTGACCAACAGCGCCCGAGGCCAGGCGCCGACGACCGTCAAGGCGCGCAACCCGCTGGGCGACCAGTCGGTGCAACTCAACTTTGTCGAGGCCGATATCCAGGCGGTGGTGCGCGCACTGTCCCGCGCCACCGGCCAGCAGTTCCTGGTGGACCCGCGCGTAAAAGGCAACCTCACCCTGGTCAGCGAAGGCCAGGTTCCCGCACACCAGGCTTACGACATGCTGCTGGCCGCGCTGCGCATGCAGGGCTTCAGCGTGGTGGACGTGGGCGGCGTGGCCCAAGTGGTGCCAGAGGCCGATGCCAAGCTGCTTGGCGGGCCGATGTACAGTGCCGGCAGCAGCGGCATGCAGACCCGCACCTTTCGCCTGCAATACGAAAACGCGGTGAACCTGATCCCGGTGCTGCGCCCCATCGTGTCGCCCAACAACCCGATCAATGCCTACCCCGGCAACAACAGCATCGTCATCACGGACTACGCGGAGAACCTCGCGCGGGTCGCGCAGATCATCAGTGGCATCGACACCCCGAGCGCCATCGATACCGATGTGGTGCAGATCCAGAACGGCATCGCCGTGGACATCGCCGCCATGGTTGCCGAGCTTCTGGAAACCCAGGGCGCCGACCAGACCCAGAAAATCAACGTGATCGGCGACCCGCGTTCCAACTCGATCATCATCCGCTCTGGCAGCCCCGAGCGTACCGAGCTGGCGCGCAACCTGATCTACAAACTCGACAACGCCCAAAGCAACCCGAGCAATATGCACGTGGTGTACCTGCGCAATGCTCAGGCGGGCAAGTTGGCGCAGTCGCTGCGCGGGTTGCTCACCGGGGAAAGCGAGTCCGGCGTCAGCGACGACGCCCGCGGCAAGCTCAGCAGCATGGGCGGCAGCGGCCAGAACAGCGCGCAAGGCGGCGCGGCCCAGAACAGCAGTGGCACGCCCACCGGCAGCGGTGTGTCGCCGGGGTATGGGCAAACCAACTCGACCACCGGCAGCAACAGCACCTCCAAGGATCAGGACACCGCCTTCAGCGCCGGCGGCGTGACCATCCAGGCGGACGCCACCACCAACACCTTGCTGATTTCCGCGCCGGACCCGCTGTACCGCAACCTGCGCGAAGTGATCGACATGCTCGACCAACGCCGCGCCCAAGTGGTGATCGAGAGCCTGATCGTCGAAGTGGGCGAGGACGACGCCACCGAGTTCGGTGTGCAATGGCAGGCCGGCAACCTGGCGGGCAAGGGCGGCTTTGGTGGCGTCAACCTCGGCGGCAGCGGCCTTGCGACCACCGCCAAGACCAGCCTCGACGTGCTGCCCAAGGGCCTGAACGTCGGCGTGGTCAACGGCACCGTGGATATTCCGGGGATCGGCAAGGTGCTCGACCTCAAAGTGCTGGCCCGTGCGTTGAAGAGCAAAGGCGGCACCAACGTGCTGTCCACACCCAACCTGCTGACCCTGGACAATGAAGCGGCGAGTATTTTCGTGGGGCAGACCATCCCGTTCGTCACCGGCAGTTACGTCACCGGTGGCGGCGGCACCAGCAACAACCCGTTCCAGACCGTGCAGCGTGAAGAGGTGGGGCTCAAGTTGAACGTGCGCCCGCAGATTTCCGAGGGCGGCACGGTCAAGCTGGATATCTACCAAGAGGTCAGCAGCGTGGACACGCGCACCTCGGTGGACGCGGGCACGGTGACCAACAAACGCGCGATCGACACCAGCATTTTGCTGGATGACGGGCAGATCATGGTGCTTGGCGGGTTGCTGCAGGACGGTTACAGCCAGAGCAACGACGCGGTGCCGTGGCTCGCTGATATTCCGGGGTTGGGCGCGTTGTTTCGCAATGAAAAGCGCAGTCTCAGCAAGACCAACCTGATGGTGTTCCTGCGGCCCTACATCATTCGCGACAGTGGGGCGGGGCGCAGTATCACGTTGAACCGCTACGAGTTCATGCGCCGGGCCCAGGGTGGGTTGCAGCCTGAGCACAGCTGGGCGATGCCGGACGTGCAGGCGCCGCAGCTGCCGTCGGTGGAGAAGGCGATTCCCGGCCAGCAGGGGCCCAGGGCGGTAATCCGGGCGGTGCCGGTAGGTACGCAACCATGAGCCTGCTCCCCTACGCCTGGGCCAAGTCCCAACGCATCCTCCTGCGCCCAGGCGAAGAGGGCATGCTGCTGACCGTCTGCCCTTCAACCCCTGGCTGGTCGATCAGCGAAGTTCAGCGCCAATTCGGCCAGGCGCGCGTCGAGCAGGTGCGCGACGACGAACTCGACGGCCTGCTCACCGGTGCTTATGCCGACACCGGCAGCGCCGCGGCTGTCGTGGGCGCCGCGGAAAACGAGGTGGACCTGGACCGCCTGATGCAAGACATGCCCGAGATCACCGACCTGCTCGACACCCAGGACGGCGCGCCGGTGATCCGCATGATCAACGCCTTGCTCACCCAGGCGGCACGGGATGAAGCCAGTGACATCCACATCGAACCCTATGAAACCCATTCCGTGGTGCGCTACCGCGTCGACGGCACGCTGCGCGATGTGGTGTCGCCGCGCAAGGCGCTGCACGGCGCGTTGGTGTCGCGGATCAAGATCATGGCCCAGCTCGATATTGCCGAAAAACGCCTGCCCCAGGACGGGCGCATCGCGCTGCGCGTGGCCGGGCGGCCGATTGATATTCGCGTGTCGACGGTGCCCACCGGGCATGGCGAGCGCGTGGTCATGCGTTTGCTGGACAAGCAGGCCGGGCGTTTGCAACTGGAAACCCTGGGCATGGCCCCGGCATTGCTGGCGCGTCTGGACACGTTGATTCGCCAGCCCCACGGCATCGTGCTGGTCACCGGCCCTACCGGCAGCGGCAAAACCACCAGCCTGTACGCCGCCCTGGCGCGGCTGGATGCGAGCACCAGCAATATCCTGACCGTGGAAGACCCGGTGGAATACGACCTGCCCGGCATCAGCCAGATCCAGGTCAACGCCAAGATCGACATGACCTTCGGCCTGGCGCTGCGAGCGATTCTGCGCCAGGACCCGGACATCATCATGATCGGCGAAATACGCGACCTGGAGACCGCGCAGATCGCCGTGCAAGCCTCGCTCACCGGCCACTTGGTGCTCGCCACCCTGCACACCAACGACGCCGTGTCGGCGGTCAATCGCTTGGTCGACATGGGCGTCGAACCGTTCCTGCTGGCCTCGTCGTTGTTGGGCGTATTGGCGCAACGGCTGGTACGGCGGCTGTGCCCGCACTGCAAGCAGCAAGACCCGGCCGCGCCCGGCATGTGGCGCCCGGTGGGGTGTGCCCATTGCAATCAGATCGGCTACAGCGGGCGTACCGGTATCCATGAATTGTTTTGCGTCGACGATGACGTGCGCAGCCTGATCCACCAGGGCGCCAATGAGCAGGACCTGCGCCTGGCCGCGCGCCGCGCCGGAATGTTGAGCCTGCGTGAAGACGGCGAGCGCTGGGTGCGCAGCGGCGCCACCGCGCCCGAAGAAATCCTGCGCGTGACACGGGACGCCTGATGAATCGCTATCGCTATGAAGCCGCCGATGCCAACGGCAAGGTCGAGGCCGGGCATCTGGAAGCCGACAGCCAGAGCGGGGCGTTTGCGCTGCTGCGCAGCCGTGGCCTGACGGCGTTGCGGGTGCAGGTCGAAGGTACTCGGCAAGCGGCTGCCGGCGGCGGTCTGTTTACGGCGAAACTGTCGGACAACGACCTGGCCTGGGCCACGCGGCAACTGGCGAGCCTGCTCGGCGCGAGTTTGCCGTTGGAAGCGGCGCTGAGTGCCACGGTGGAGCAGGCAGAGAAAAAGCACATTGCCCAGACCCTGGCCGCCGTGCGCGCCGATGTGCGCGGCGGCATGCGCCTGGCCGATGCGTTGGCGGCGCGGCCACGGGATTTCCCGTCGATTTACCGCGCCTTGATCGCGGCGGGGGAGGAGTCCGGCGACCTGGCCCAGGTCATGGAGCGCCTGGCGGACTACATCGAGGAGCGCAACAACCTGCGCGGCAAGATTCTCACCGCGTTCATCTACCCCGGCGTGGTGGGGTTGGTGTCCATCGGTATCGTGATTTTTTTGCTCAGCTACGTGGTGCCCCAGGTCGTCAGCGCGTTTTCCCAGGCGCGCCAGGATCTGCCGGGGCTGACCCTGGCGATGCTCAACGCCAGTGACTTTATTCGCGCCTGGGGCTGGCTGTGTTTTGCCGGCATTGTCGGCGGTTTTTGGGGCTGGCGCCTGTACCTGCGCAACCCGGTGGCGCGGCTGAACTGGCA
This region of Pseudomonas asgharzadehiana genomic DNA includes:
- the gspK gene encoding type II secretion system minor pseudopilin GspK: MKRYSPAAAKQRGMAIISALLIAAVVAVLAGAMLTRQSVFTRSLEAEQSRIQGQWLLQGSLERTRHMLWEARQKDVLTRLDQPWARAQGGAFTGRVEDEQGKFNLRNLVNRRQVDAEQLQSFERLCRLIGVDPAVSRRVSQRVIASYDQLDQPAGYPMLRSLHDLSGIDGLDPALLQRMQAYISVLPDITWVNGNTARAEVLSAVVPSLNLSQAQALVAERDAGHWFINRGDFVNRLHLPQVAVDAVQVGITSEWFRLQGQARQDQRRVTLDALLHRPENQRPQVIWARVGV
- the gspL gene encoding type II secretion system protein GspL, whose translation is MKRLRIGLPPLADLTVDSRVTFAWLERDRVVCEGHESLARLGKNHPAVDCFLHPRDSLLTSLELPPLAAAKTAAAVACAAQALILGPLEAMHVAHGPRESDGRVQVGWVPKAGLAQLSQVLAQAQLRLRGLYPAPYALPAGAATLDEGYLLTRDSLQQAAVHPLGVQVLDVPLVDASQRWAGAVPAWGLHARLRQPSSGGWGRALGCVALATAIWSLGLNLYAARQVEEGQRLKALMSRQVRQAFPELPVVLNPLQQARQQLAARQAGAAADPGQRFPGLLQLAGSHLPFMVGSVDTLTFEQGRLHLQMLADSRSPAAEGEWQAALGQAGFAATRDDHGWSIAPTPAAEQAEVGDE
- the gspM gene encoding type II secretion system protein GspM, which codes for MNKWQRMRGQANVFWNGLAVREKRMLAGAGLVLASLLSWLVLVQPALKKIDYWQAETPKLRAQAAALQVLLQDVAAPRLADETALRQTLDSAGLQGHYQVQALGSGWRLTFDNAPADAVVGWLLGNPRSFSLEVSEARLQRAVDAVDTSAGTVSGTVRMDQALGAKEAS
- the gspD gene encoding type II secretion system secretin GspD; the protein is MKWSVPPFRTVAPLLLLALSACSTQEAAKPLLVDSELGQPLADTRRHGDTVLDRQRDAVPKAAAPHRLTNSARGQAPTTVKARNPLGDQSVQLNFVEADIQAVVRALSRATGQQFLVDPRVKGNLTLVSEGQVPAHQAYDMLLAALRMQGFSVVDVGGVAQVVPEADAKLLGGPMYSAGSSGMQTRTFRLQYENAVNLIPVLRPIVSPNNPINAYPGNNSIVITDYAENLARVAQIISGIDTPSAIDTDVVQIQNGIAVDIAAMVAELLETQGADQTQKINVIGDPRSNSIIIRSGSPERTELARNLIYKLDNAQSNPSNMHVVYLRNAQAGKLAQSLRGLLTGESESGVSDDARGKLSSMGGSGQNSAQGGAAQNSSGTPTGSGVSPGYGQTNSTTGSNSTSKDQDTAFSAGGVTIQADATTNTLLISAPDPLYRNLREVIDMLDQRRAQVVIESLIVEVGEDDATEFGVQWQAGNLAGKGGFGGVNLGGSGLATTAKTSLDVLPKGLNVGVVNGTVDIPGIGKVLDLKVLARALKSKGGTNVLSTPNLLTLDNEAASIFVGQTIPFVTGSYVTGGGGTSNNPFQTVQREEVGLKLNVRPQISEGGTVKLDIYQEVSSVDTRTSVDAGTVTNKRAIDTSILLDDGQIMVLGGLLQDGYSQSNDAVPWLADIPGLGALFRNEKRSLSKTNLMVFLRPYIIRDSGAGRSITLNRYEFMRRAQGGLQPEHSWAMPDVQAPQLPSVEKAIPGQQGPRAVIRAVPVGTQP
- the gspE gene encoding type II secretion system ATPase GspE — protein: MSLLPYAWAKSQRILLRPGEEGMLLTVCPSTPGWSISEVQRQFGQARVEQVRDDELDGLLTGAYADTGSAAAVVGAAENEVDLDRLMQDMPEITDLLDTQDGAPVIRMINALLTQAARDEASDIHIEPYETHSVVRYRVDGTLRDVVSPRKALHGALVSRIKIMAQLDIAEKRLPQDGRIALRVAGRPIDIRVSTVPTGHGERVVMRLLDKQAGRLQLETLGMAPALLARLDTLIRQPHGIVLVTGPTGSGKTTSLYAALARLDASTSNILTVEDPVEYDLPGISQIQVNAKIDMTFGLALRAILRQDPDIIMIGEIRDLETAQIAVQASLTGHLVLATLHTNDAVSAVNRLVDMGVEPFLLASSLLGVLAQRLVRRLCPHCKQQDPAAPGMWRPVGCAHCNQIGYSGRTGIHELFCVDDDVRSLIHQGANEQDLRLAARRAGMLSLREDGERWVRSGATAPEEILRVTRDA
- the gspF gene encoding type II secretion system inner membrane protein GspF, with amino-acid sequence MNRYRYEAADANGKVEAGHLEADSQSGAFALLRSRGLTALRVQVEGTRQAAAGGGLFTAKLSDNDLAWATRQLASLLGASLPLEAALSATVEQAEKKHIAQTLAAVRADVRGGMRLADALAARPRDFPSIYRALIAAGEESGDLAQVMERLADYIEERNNLRGKILTAFIYPGVVGLVSIGIVIFLLSYVVPQVVSAFSQARQDLPGLTLAMLNASDFIRAWGWLCFAGIVGGFWGWRLYLRNPVARLNWHSRVLRLPLIGRFVLGLNTARFASTLAILGGAGVPLLRALEAARQTLSNERLSQCVNDATAKVREGVNLAPALAVEKVFPPVLIHLIASGEKTGSLPPMLERAAQTLSRDIERRAMGMTALLEPLMIVVMGAVVLVIVMAVLLPIIEINQLVT